The following are from one region of the Alicyclobacillus fastidiosus genome:
- a CDS encoding AAA family ATPase, which yields MRLQALRIDHFGPYHNQTWTFHSHGFHILFGPNEAGKSSLLAAIRGGLFGNARLAEGTAHARPGAHVGMQLRQESGSVVTLERSLTKKTAPNLSDEDGRKATGQAELVARFPELRQVEQLLYETFFTLQLADLVAFSDKPNALISQLFGLRALLVNPYALEEAVEKSALEVYNPHRRASRPRLNQALRAWREVKGALQASPDQAAWYRHAKLRREELAGRLEDERQALQAVGAELDLVERAASLRPTVLELLEVEAGMAALGAVPGGHYDTWAQVPFWRRRIAELAGERNRAADQIARLESDIRHLAKTASQAELRGDVQAWRLRAQELQTSVQQWEDAVKRSLHAKDEGAKALRGIPHAFDSVGMARLAELTAAGELIREAKAYEQAVSTRSEAARQLQVALSWEAEQRQSLEAQARLASASEQDARAAIEAQDVELRDLEHGYRKDFERLLDWRDAASSRSQPVGRVSPMARSIRPLIVLVSAAGVAVEAASHQFFAAGILAVAFVLSLVSALSGLRSAKAGAMRNQAQPPYLTRWKGAVEKGSVDAILEQISRKIQEVELQRRHLERTKSLLRDYEEAIYRRRLCESECAAALKTEREVESSYQASLDGVHLTGGLWTSAELVQFAESARARLHWQSVQDGAEQVLKEASERVVKELLTLQVWISEREILNEPDLERAVSYALSHRDSTSAAQSAIASLLQVLARREQMIEQALQDAVTCEGLKEKREALVSEVERMDLEIASCQQSVERVYRELGIVVPEDFDLSMERETARRRLQQRRERLLQALVVECTGERRAFRVVQKASQSSLAALHAEVSSLRDTFERRGETVESLQEELWAIDRSLEESQLGLAGDGLRWQAQQLEGEIVELKQNFAAMAIVKSLSVRARVAVESEQSSPLLAKASEYLADITANRYPLLRVPLGSDGLQHVYLVNGEGQTFAMTEVSRGTREQVYLALRLAVIRQYREQGIILPVVLDDPLVNFDDDRAQRVMDLLVEESRQQPIIYLTCHERLLSDVQSRAGVHLISMK from the coding sequence GCGCCAAGAATCCGGATCGGTCGTGACGCTCGAACGGAGTCTGACCAAAAAGACTGCACCCAATCTCTCCGACGAAGATGGGCGTAAGGCCACGGGACAAGCGGAGCTCGTGGCTCGGTTCCCCGAGCTCAGGCAGGTGGAACAGTTGCTGTATGAGACTTTTTTCACTCTCCAATTGGCCGATTTAGTGGCGTTCTCCGATAAACCTAACGCGCTCATCTCGCAGTTATTCGGATTGCGGGCGCTGCTCGTCAATCCCTACGCGCTCGAAGAGGCGGTCGAGAAGTCGGCCTTGGAGGTCTACAATCCGCACCGCAGGGCGAGTCGGCCCCGTTTAAATCAGGCTCTGCGCGCTTGGCGTGAGGTCAAGGGGGCACTTCAGGCCTCGCCGGATCAAGCCGCTTGGTATCGCCATGCGAAGCTCCGCCGGGAAGAACTCGCCGGTCGTTTGGAGGACGAGCGGCAGGCCTTGCAAGCAGTCGGAGCAGAGCTTGACTTGGTCGAGCGCGCGGCTTCCCTGCGCCCAACGGTGCTGGAATTGCTCGAAGTGGAAGCCGGCATGGCGGCCCTCGGGGCGGTTCCAGGAGGACACTACGACACGTGGGCACAGGTCCCCTTCTGGCGACGTCGCATCGCGGAACTCGCAGGGGAGCGCAACCGAGCGGCGGATCAAATTGCGCGCTTGGAGAGCGACATCCGCCATTTGGCGAAGACGGCATCCCAGGCCGAACTTCGCGGTGATGTGCAGGCGTGGCGCTTGCGCGCACAGGAGTTGCAGACGAGCGTTCAGCAGTGGGAGGACGCAGTGAAACGCTCCCTTCACGCGAAGGATGAGGGCGCGAAGGCGCTTCGCGGCATCCCCCACGCCTTCGACTCCGTGGGGATGGCACGGTTGGCCGAGCTCACTGCGGCAGGGGAGCTCATTCGGGAAGCCAAGGCGTATGAGCAGGCGGTGTCGACGCGTTCGGAGGCCGCCCGCCAACTGCAAGTTGCACTCAGCTGGGAAGCGGAGCAGCGCCAGTCCTTGGAGGCGCAAGCTCGATTGGCGTCTGCGAGCGAACAGGATGCCAGGGCGGCCATCGAGGCGCAGGACGTCGAACTGCGCGACCTCGAACACGGGTATCGCAAGGACTTCGAACGACTGCTCGACTGGCGCGATGCTGCATCAAGCCGATCGCAGCCCGTTGGGCGGGTGTCGCCAATGGCGCGTTCGATCCGGCCCCTAATCGTCTTGGTCAGCGCTGCAGGTGTCGCGGTGGAAGCCGCGTCGCACCAGTTTTTCGCAGCGGGCATCCTCGCCGTCGCGTTCGTCTTGTCGCTCGTTTCAGCGCTTTCCGGATTGCGGTCGGCAAAGGCGGGGGCTATGCGGAATCAGGCGCAGCCACCCTATTTGACGCGGTGGAAGGGTGCTGTCGAGAAAGGCTCGGTCGATGCGATTCTTGAGCAGATCTCGAGAAAGATCCAGGAAGTGGAATTGCAACGCCGACATCTCGAGCGCACAAAATCGCTCTTGCGAGATTACGAGGAGGCCATCTACCGACGCCGACTCTGTGAGTCGGAGTGCGCTGCGGCGCTCAAAACAGAGCGCGAGGTCGAGTCGTCGTACCAAGCGTCGCTCGACGGCGTTCATCTGACAGGTGGTCTCTGGACAAGTGCTGAACTCGTTCAGTTTGCCGAGTCCGCTCGTGCGCGGTTGCACTGGCAGAGTGTGCAGGACGGGGCGGAGCAAGTGCTGAAAGAAGCCTCGGAGCGCGTGGTGAAGGAACTTCTGACGCTGCAGGTGTGGATCTCAGAGCGCGAGATCCTGAACGAGCCAGACCTCGAGCGCGCCGTCAGCTATGCGCTTTCCCACAGGGATTCGACTTCGGCGGCGCAATCTGCCATCGCCAGTCTGCTTCAGGTCTTGGCGCGGCGGGAACAGATGATTGAACAGGCGTTGCAGGACGCCGTGACCTGTGAAGGCCTGAAGGAGAAGCGCGAAGCGCTCGTGTCCGAGGTCGAGCGGATGGACTTGGAGATCGCATCATGCCAGCAGAGCGTAGAGCGGGTTTATCGCGAACTCGGCATTGTCGTGCCGGAGGATTTCGATCTCTCCATGGAACGCGAGACGGCGCGGCGAAGGTTGCAACAACGGCGCGAGCGCCTGCTGCAGGCGCTCGTCGTTGAGTGCACCGGCGAGCGACGGGCGTTTCGCGTTGTGCAAAAGGCGTCGCAATCCTCGCTTGCGGCGTTACATGCCGAGGTGTCGTCTTTGCGCGATACGTTCGAGCGCAGGGGAGAAACAGTCGAGTCGCTTCAAGAAGAACTTTGGGCCATCGACCGCTCGCTCGAGGAGAGTCAACTTGGGCTCGCGGGGGACGGCCTGCGCTGGCAAGCACAACAGCTTGAGGGCGAAATTGTAGAGCTGAAACAGAACTTTGCAGCGATGGCGATCGTCAAGTCACTCAGCGTTCGCGCGAGAGTGGCTGTCGAGTCCGAACAATCGTCACCGCTTCTCGCCAAGGCGTCCGAATACTTGGCGGACATCACCGCCAACCGGTACCCGCTGTTGCGCGTGCCGCTCGGATCGGATGGGTTGCAGCACGTCTATCTCGTGAACGGTGAAGGACAAACGTTTGCGATGACCGAGGTGTCTCGGGGGACCCGCGAGCAGGTGTACCTCGCGTTGCGGCTGGCGGTGATTCGCCAGTATCGCGAACAAGGGATTATCCTTCCAGTGGTCCTCGACGACCCACTGGTCAACTTCGACGACGATCGCGCGCAAAGGGTGATGGACCTGCTCGTCGAAGAGAGTAGACAGCAACCGATCATCTACCTGACTTGTCACGAGCGCCTGTTGTCCGACGTGCAGTCGCGAGCAGGCGTGCACTTGATTTCGATGAAATAA
- a CDS encoding PD-(D/E)XK nuclease family protein — protein MTDVRFWLGPTGSGKSQTIVRELRQATERTPIGSTLFWVVPDDVAFAAEQMLMEQIPSTLRCEVITLPRLADRIRRAAGGNDEQPINASGKQLLFAAVYRELRDSLGPLKRAEANTGFHHMVLDTFDEMSQYRVNLSALEGALESAAASLDVSVPRAQMSVGKSLIGKLRDLCVLYIRYRERLAEKGFFDPALAFTSAAESVSDVPFVAESTFYFDGFHTITPEQVELMAEIARCATQCTFTFPLAEVWNPDEAALAQASAQWPQSDPLARWLQDFEQERDGGLPGVAYSAFQLSACLLHNGVQWTCTTMDTNVQEPSSSSALEAVFRGSEVIRLNGLADAVGVWEAEDDESEAYALADDILRLVEQQGVSFRDIAILVPALNEDGNRLHEVLQRYDIPHSMDTFPPLAAHALGRFILASLRAVIEDLSTDSMARLLRTEFHGIDQATVDWFDMYLRSCGVASAAFWFQDEDWSFLQQQADEQQMARAKRDDERANRVRKSIASFLRPFYDALCDEILTPLAFAQALWQLLTAVDAKSAIAESVVREDVDNNPLQASQHEQAWQLTIGLLNDLASVYADAQFVREDLFELVTSALLDEKQSTIPSGLDEVLIRPYAHAHGWMRPYVFILGASDHALPAKVQSTGLLQDEEREMFAQLFGIPIGFTAQELMAVAQLTPYMLFTRATRRLIISFSRTRGGGEQRLSPYVTRICQACDVQPQRVATVGEEELQSRSGDDALVMRSSVALDLVVQLLSQAKHSGDQAVLARADLADIAAWFRATEDRKDRLDRAVAGLYHGLPTGVIDRALARRLYGAPLVTSVHRLETYAVCPYQYFVRFGLRVEPDMQRAAQAAEVGNLLHDTVFELADLHRRQVVRFDRLSRSDMIELAERVFAEKLLESRHMAFQSGIRGARAEDLRNYLQAIAEALWLQATSGSYEPCQLEWSFGMPDDEAPAFVVDLPNGEQVFIRGRVDRLDLYEDGDTTWFRIFDYKSGSSYKLDATRMFYGLQLQLMVYLAVVQASLAEQGKRPRPAGAFYMPLLRLPGISEVPQADDVAQAELRKAYRPEGYLNADARAISAMDRNLPGAKSELFGDLYKKDGALRQTAKVWTDDEWDAAVDFTLNSVRDIATQLGEGNIPVRPYVYAHNDRGCTHCAFKAVCHFEPMDHTSAYRVLTSKRFTDIVHRSVEESESR, from the coding sequence TTGACCGACGTACGGTTTTGGCTGGGGCCGACGGGGAGTGGGAAATCTCAAACCATCGTGCGAGAACTGCGACAGGCGACGGAGCGAACCCCCATCGGCTCGACGCTGTTTTGGGTGGTCCCTGACGATGTGGCGTTTGCTGCTGAACAGATGCTCATGGAGCAGATTCCGTCGACACTGCGCTGTGAGGTCATCACACTGCCGCGCCTGGCCGATAGAATTCGCCGCGCAGCGGGCGGCAATGACGAGCAGCCGATCAACGCTTCTGGTAAGCAACTGCTCTTTGCTGCTGTCTACCGCGAATTGCGCGATTCGCTAGGGCCTCTCAAGCGAGCAGAGGCCAATACCGGCTTCCATCACATGGTGCTCGACACATTCGACGAGATGTCGCAATATCGGGTAAATCTGTCGGCACTCGAGGGTGCGCTGGAATCCGCTGCAGCTTCACTCGACGTCAGCGTACCAAGGGCTCAAATGTCCGTAGGGAAATCCCTCATCGGGAAGCTGCGCGACCTCTGTGTGCTGTACATTCGATACAGGGAGCGCCTCGCGGAAAAAGGCTTTTTCGATCCGGCGTTGGCCTTCACGAGCGCTGCGGAATCGGTGAGCGACGTACCTTTCGTCGCCGAGTCCACCTTTTATTTTGATGGATTCCACACTATCACTCCGGAACAGGTTGAACTCATGGCGGAAATAGCGCGCTGCGCCACGCAGTGTACGTTTACCTTTCCGCTGGCGGAGGTCTGGAATCCGGACGAGGCGGCACTGGCCCAAGCGAGTGCACAGTGGCCACAGTCCGATCCGCTCGCCCGCTGGCTGCAAGACTTTGAGCAGGAACGCGACGGAGGTCTGCCGGGCGTCGCGTATAGCGCATTCCAATTGTCAGCTTGTCTGTTGCACAACGGCGTGCAGTGGACCTGCACGACCATGGATACAAACGTGCAAGAGCCGTCTTCGTCATCGGCCTTGGAAGCGGTGTTTCGAGGCAGTGAGGTCATCCGGCTAAACGGCCTCGCAGACGCCGTAGGCGTATGGGAAGCGGAGGATGACGAGTCGGAGGCGTACGCGTTGGCCGACGACATCTTGCGTCTCGTCGAGCAACAGGGCGTGTCCTTTCGCGATATCGCGATACTAGTGCCCGCGTTGAACGAGGATGGGAATCGGCTCCACGAAGTGCTACAGAGATACGATATCCCGCACTCGATGGATACGTTTCCGCCACTGGCCGCGCACGCCTTGGGGAGGTTTATTCTCGCATCGCTACGGGCAGTGATCGAAGATCTGTCCACCGATTCGATGGCGCGCCTGTTGCGAACGGAATTCCACGGAATCGACCAAGCGACGGTCGACTGGTTTGACATGTACTTGCGTTCCTGCGGCGTCGCGTCCGCAGCGTTTTGGTTTCAAGACGAGGACTGGTCGTTTCTTCAACAACAGGCGGATGAACAGCAGATGGCGCGTGCGAAGCGGGATGACGAACGGGCCAATCGCGTCCGGAAGTCTATCGCCTCGTTTTTACGGCCGTTCTACGACGCGTTGTGCGACGAGATCTTGACGCCGCTCGCCTTTGCGCAGGCGCTGTGGCAGTTGCTTACCGCCGTCGACGCGAAATCGGCGATCGCGGAATCGGTCGTCCGGGAGGATGTCGATAACAATCCACTGCAGGCGAGCCAACATGAGCAGGCTTGGCAACTCACAATCGGCCTCCTGAACGATCTCGCTTCTGTGTACGCCGATGCACAGTTCGTTCGCGAGGATCTGTTTGAACTGGTGACGAGTGCCTTGCTCGACGAGAAGCAATCTACCATTCCAAGCGGTCTCGACGAAGTCCTCATCCGCCCGTACGCGCATGCGCACGGTTGGATGCGCCCATACGTGTTCATCCTCGGGGCGTCCGATCACGCACTGCCGGCTAAAGTCCAGTCGACTGGGTTGTTGCAAGATGAGGAACGAGAGATGTTCGCACAGCTCTTCGGCATTCCGATTGGGTTTACCGCACAGGAGTTGATGGCGGTGGCCCAGCTTACGCCATACATGCTGTTCACGCGCGCGACGCGGCGCTTGATCATCAGCTTCTCCCGGACGCGAGGAGGGGGGGAGCAGCGACTGTCGCCGTATGTGACCCGGATCTGTCAGGCGTGTGACGTGCAGCCGCAGCGCGTCGCGACGGTGGGCGAAGAAGAGTTGCAGTCGCGAAGCGGCGATGACGCCTTGGTCATGCGCTCGTCAGTAGCACTCGATTTGGTCGTTCAACTCCTCTCACAGGCGAAACACAGCGGCGATCAGGCTGTGCTCGCCCGCGCTGACCTGGCGGACATCGCCGCGTGGTTTCGCGCGACAGAGGATCGCAAGGACCGATTGGACCGCGCTGTCGCAGGGCTGTATCACGGGTTGCCAACAGGCGTTATCGATCGCGCGTTGGCTCGCCGGCTCTATGGCGCACCCTTGGTGACGAGTGTCCATCGACTGGAGACCTATGCAGTCTGTCCGTATCAATACTTTGTTCGCTTTGGATTGCGGGTGGAGCCAGACATGCAGCGGGCCGCGCAGGCGGCTGAGGTCGGGAATCTCCTTCACGACACCGTCTTTGAGCTAGCAGACCTACACCGCCGTCAGGTTGTACGGTTTGATCGGCTATCGCGCTCTGACATGATTGAACTTGCTGAACGCGTCTTTGCAGAGAAGCTGCTCGAGAGTCGCCACATGGCGTTTCAGAGTGGGATTCGGGGCGCTCGTGCAGAGGACTTGCGAAACTACCTTCAAGCCATCGCAGAGGCGTTGTGGCTGCAGGCGACGAGCGGATCCTACGAGCCCTGCCAGTTGGAGTGGTCGTTCGGCATGCCAGACGATGAGGCGCCTGCATTTGTGGTCGATCTCCCAAATGGCGAGCAGGTGTTCATTCGCGGCCGGGTGGACAGGCTCGACCTGTACGAGGACGGGGACACGACTTGGTTTCGGATTTTTGATTACAAGAGTGGCAGCAGCTACAAACTCGATGCCACGCGCATGTTTTATGGCCTTCAACTCCAGCTCATGGTGTACCTCGCCGTGGTACAGGCGAGTTTGGCGGAGCAGGGCAAGCGACCGCGGCCCGCTGGCGCCTTTTACATGCCCTTGCTGCGCCTCCCGGGGATCTCCGAAGTGCCGCAAGCGGATGACGTGGCGCAGGCTGAACTGCGCAAGGCATACCGACCTGAAGGGTACTTGAATGCTGATGCGCGCGCGATTTCCGCCATGGACCGAAATCTGCCGGGGGCCAAGTCGGAACTGTTTGGCGACCTGTACAAAAAGGATGGTGCACTCCGGCAGACGGCGAAGGTGTGGACGGACGACGAGTGGGATGCGGCGGTCGACTTCACGCTGAACTCCGTTCGGGACATCGCCACACAGCTGGGCGAGGGCAACATTCCGGTGCGGCCTTATGTCTATGCCCACAACGACAGAGGGTGCACGCATTGCGCATTCAAGGCCGTATGTCACTTTGAGCCGATGGACCACACAAGTGCGTACCGCGTATTGACGTCGAAGCGTTTTACCGACATCGTCCACAGAAGCGTCGAGGAGAGTGAATCACGATGA